From Kineosporia succinea, the proteins below share one genomic window:
- a CDS encoding histone H1-like repetitive region-containing protein — translation MIAAIVGLLLILAIAIGFLYLIAAPQLRSGSRVLTPEGQRAVNAAASVPTAAGRGTAKGAIASWRASIATAHWFQRIWHPLNEAMHSGLDQLENRGAVAPGQSEAPVREVGVAGLTSTMGRTQPRGHSRSATDGRSSGAAWLGKTGEIPVRDIAVPHDPPMTDDGDRPPAEVPDTEMTMPMAPVPAGAGAGAGVAPVLKGLAPKGVPSAKQAGAKVASAAGRGATPGAAAAASPAAAARATGGITTGVSARAGGSAAGGSGSASGGSASGSPGSGAVGAGVSAAGVSAGQDASPADTGQSGVRHASTAAKPAGKPKGPRRDRFDVAAIIGSRGKNKAKTDAKTDAKAVEAKAAGRAEAPAGDSAPTAKPAVAPSDETVMIQPVKAEIAGSGAKRPAVPAKKSAEPAKKKVAAKSEVKATPKVEARVSDRVSEPVAPSDETVMIQPVKEPLVSADETVMIAPVKDPIATSGVKSPTVKPGVPAAPEPTASMSSAKVESKKSEPVAPSDETVMIAPVKDEATSVAEAEKAAAEKAAAEKAAAEKAAAEKAAAEKAAAEKAAAEKAAAEKAAAEKAAAEKAAAEKAAAEKAAAEKAAAEKAAAEKAAAEKAAAEKAAAEKAAAEKAAAEKAAAEKAAAEKAAAEKAAAEKAAAEKAAAEKAAAEKAAADAEAARETQVIETSEPSVPSAAETAVFAPVREPIARSTSAPDPAANQTRPKATSRPENTSKNENTSKNENTSRPENTGNNESEPAAEAATEVMKPVESAPAETEVMTPVKAGQAAKAGQTQKAGQAAKLGQAQKVGQAQKAATAQKAASAGQAAKAGQPQKAAKAAVPPAAAETEVMAPVKAPSSSDETVVMAPVPAADETAVMEPVEATGPQPRAHDNTKGRSKGKKVRGGGRVRHGR, via the coding sequence GTGATTGCCGCGATCGTGGGACTGCTGCTCATCCTGGCCATTGCGATCGGATTCCTGTACCTGATCGCTGCACCTCAATTACGTTCGGGCTCAAGGGTTCTCACCCCCGAGGGGCAACGGGCGGTGAACGCGGCCGCCTCGGTGCCGACGGCTGCGGGCCGGGGCACGGCCAAGGGTGCCATCGCTTCGTGGCGCGCTTCGATCGCGACAGCCCACTGGTTCCAGCGCATCTGGCACCCGCTGAACGAGGCGATGCACTCCGGTCTCGACCAGCTCGAGAATCGTGGCGCCGTGGCGCCGGGGCAGAGCGAGGCGCCGGTCCGTGAGGTCGGCGTCGCCGGCCTCACCTCCACGATGGGCCGCACGCAGCCCCGCGGTCACTCGCGTTCCGCCACGGACGGCCGTTCCTCCGGCGCCGCGTGGCTGGGCAAGACCGGTGAGATCCCGGTGCGGGACATCGCGGTGCCCCACGACCCGCCGATGACCGACGACGGTGACCGCCCGCCGGCCGAGGTGCCCGACACCGAGATGACGATGCCGATGGCGCCGGTCCCGGCTGGTGCGGGCGCTGGCGCGGGTGTGGCTCCGGTGCTGAAGGGGCTGGCGCCGAAGGGTGTGCCGTCCGCGAAGCAGGCCGGGGCGAAGGTCGCGAGTGCGGCCGGCCGGGGAGCGACGCCGGGTGCGGCCGCGGCGGCCTCGCCCGCGGCGGCGGCCCGGGCGACGGGTGGCATCACCACGGGTGTCAGTGCGCGGGCCGGTGGCTCTGCTGCGGGCGGTTCGGGTTCCGCCTCGGGTGGCTCTGCTTCCGGGAGCCCGGGGTCGGGTGCTGTCGGTGCCGGTGTCTCCGCTGCCGGTGTCTCCGCCGGTCAGGACGCTTCCCCGGCGGATACCGGCCAGAGCGGCGTGCGGCACGCGAGCACTGCGGCGAAGCCGGCGGGCAAGCCCAAGGGTCCGCGGCGCGACCGGTTCGACGTGGCCGCGATCATCGGCAGCCGCGGCAAGAACAAGGCGAAGACCGACGCGAAGACCGACGCGAAGGCCGTCGAGGCGAAGGCCGCCGGCCGTGCCGAGGCGCCTGCCGGTGACAGTGCTCCCACAGCGAAGCCGGCGGTGGCCCCGTCCGACGAGACGGTGATGATCCAGCCGGTGAAGGCGGAGATCGCCGGATCCGGTGCGAAGAGGCCCGCCGTGCCGGCCAAGAAGTCCGCCGAGCCGGCCAAGAAGAAGGTCGCGGCGAAGTCCGAGGTCAAGGCCACGCCGAAGGTCGAGGCCCGGGTGTCCGATCGGGTGTCCGAGCCGGTGGCCCCGTCCGACGAGACCGTGATGATCCAGCCCGTGAAGGAGCCGCTCGTCTCCGCCGACGAGACGGTGATGATTGCCCCCGTCAAGGACCCGATCGCCACCTCCGGCGTGAAGAGCCCGACGGTGAAGCCCGGTGTCCCGGCGGCTCCGGAGCCCACCGCGTCCATGTCGTCGGCCAAGGTCGAGTCGAAGAAGAGCGAGCCGGTGGCTCCGTCCGACGAGACGGTCATGATCGCCCCGGTGAAGGACGAGGCGACCTCGGTCGCCGAGGCTGAGAAGGCGGCGGCTGAGAAGGCGGCGGCTGAGAAGGCGGCGGCTGAGAAGGCGGCGGCTGAGAAGGCGGCGGCTGAGAAGGCGGCGGCTGAGAAGGCGGCGGCTGAGAAGGCGGCGGCTGAGAAGGCGGCGGCTGAGAAGGCGGCGGCTGAGAAGGCGGCGGCTGAGAAGGCGGCGGCTGAGAAGGCGGCGGCTGAGAAGGCGGCGGCTGAGAAGGCGGCGGCTGAGAAGGCGGCGGCTGAGAAGGCGGCGGCTGAGAAGGCGGCGGCTGAGAAGGCGGCGGCTGAGAAGGCGGCGGCTGAGAAGGCGGCGGCTGAGAAGGCGGCGGCTGAGAAGGCGGCGGCTGAGAAGGCGGCGGCTGAGAAGGCGGCGGCTGAGAAGGCCGCGGCTGAGAAGGCCGCGGCTGAGAAGGCCGCGGCGGACGCAGAGGCCGCCCGGGAGACTCAGGTCATCGAGACGTCCGAGCCGTCCGTTCCCTCGGCGGCGGAGACCGCGGTGTTCGCCCCGGTGCGCGAGCCCATCGCCCGCAGCACCTCGGCGCCCGACCCGGCCGCGAACCAGACCAGGCCCAAGGCCACGAGCAGGCCTGAGAACACCAGCAAGAACGAGAACACCAGCAAGAACGAGAACACCAGCAGGCCTGAGAACACCGGCAATAACGAGAGCGAACCGGCCGCCGAGGCGGCGACCGAGGTCATGAAGCCCGTCGAGTCGGCCCCGGCCGAGACGGAGGTCATGACGCCGGTCAAGGCAGGCCAGGCAGCGAAGGCAGGCCAGACACAGAAGGCAGGCCAGGCAGCGAAGTTGGGCCAGGCGCAGAAGGTGGGCCAGGCGCAGAAGGCGGCCACGGCACAGAAGGCAGCCTCGGCAGGCCAGGCAGCGAAGGCGGGCCAGCCGCAGAAGGCAGCCAAGGCCGCCGTCCCCCCGGCGGCGGCCGAGACCGAGGTCATGGCCCCGGTGAAGGCCCCGTCTTCTTCGGACGAGACCGTGGTCATGGCCCCCGTTCCCGCCGCCGACGAGACTGCCGTCATGGAGCCGGTCGAGGCCACCGGCCCGCAGCCCAGGGCCCACGACAACACCAAGGGCCGGTCCAAGGGCAAGAAGGTCCGCGGCGGGGGCCGCGTCCGGCACGGGCGCTGA
- the smc gene encoding chromosome segregation protein SMC produces MHLKTLTLRGFKSFASATTLRLEPGITCVVGPNGSGKSNVVDALSWVMGEQGAKSLRGGKMEDVIFAGTSGRPPLGRAEVALTIDNTDGALPIDYTEVTISRTMFRSGGSEYAINGSPCRLLDIQELLSDSGIGREMHVIVGQGQLDAVLQATPEERRGFIEEAAGVLKHRKRKEKAIRKLDAMQGNLQRLADLTTEIRRQLKPLGRQAEVARKAQVVQADLRDAKARLLADDLVTLTSTIAAEMADEAAITQRRSEVEQELASTRARLSSLELAASAASPQLSRAQNTWYQLSSLRERTRGTNSLAADRLRLLSESEPDERRDGRDPDDLEAQAALVREQEEELQAEVEGANELMLTAEDRRREAEQAARAEEQRLVELARRAADRREQLARLAGRVGAARSTVDASVGAVERLSGTIADAEERVLAAQASVAELESVSVADPDDSDAEQAEALQVEAASVSERILAQETELEELQSRLTGLNRELEGLRHTEREAHGERKEWSARRDTLALGLRRKDGAGAVLAAGDRVPGLIGSLAAVLAVEPGFETAVAAALGPAAEAVAVGELSGALAALSLLAAEDGGQAVLVPASVTSPADSDPDGWPSLPAGGRWVRSLVREPSALRPALDRLLHRVAVVPDLAAAAELVRLWPDVRAVTPGGELVSAALVRGGSASAPSPIETQAAVEQAAERVALAAATAEEAGAALTQARDQQQTVQQQVRDLQGALKQAQGDLRRVESRIGELEGRRAQAAAKVAAERGRLAGTARAAEAEVERLRDQLGRSRQTEADAREALFELEAQLEAASESLEAEDEEPDTSERDRLIEATARLRGEETDARLALRTAEERARAVAGRAEQLMRRAAEERAARAKAVAREERRRRQMQIARAVLAGGEYMLVLLEKTLATAESVRDRLEAERDARNVELTTVRESEQRLAAEQARLIDSAHRDEVVRTEQRLRIDAFRQRSVDELGMDPDVLIEEYGPHQLVPPSLLAPGDPEPATPPEPKPFDRATQEKRLRKAERGLNLLGTVNPLALEEFAALEERHTFLNKQLDDLKVSRRDLLQIIEDVDKRVEEVFTEAFNDTAREFVGVFQRLFPGGEGKLILTDPSNMLTTGLDVEARPPGKKVKRLSLLSGGERSLTAVALLVSIFKARPSPFYVMDEVEAALDDVNLGRLIGIFEELRESSQLIVITHQKRTMEVADALYGVTMRGDGVTTVISQRLADDEPESGSRSRRRPAGEMVDVVELPGTGAAAGVAGDGAADRVIDLDAAAEVSVTTVDGPGSPG; encoded by the coding sequence GTGCACCTGAAGACCCTGACCCTGCGCGGGTTCAAGTCGTTCGCGTCGGCCACCACTCTGCGTCTCGAACCGGGCATCACGTGTGTCGTCGGGCCGAACGGGTCGGGCAAGTCCAACGTGGTCGACGCCCTCAGCTGGGTGATGGGTGAGCAGGGCGCCAAGAGCCTGCGCGGCGGCAAGATGGAAGACGTCATCTTCGCCGGCACCTCCGGCCGCCCGCCCCTGGGCCGGGCCGAGGTCGCGCTCACGATCGACAACACCGACGGTGCGCTGCCGATCGACTACACCGAGGTCACGATCTCGCGCACGATGTTCCGCTCCGGTGGTTCCGAGTACGCGATCAACGGCTCCCCGTGCCGCCTGCTCGACATCCAGGAACTGCTGTCCGACTCCGGTATCGGCCGCGAGATGCACGTGATCGTCGGGCAGGGCCAGCTCGACGCGGTGCTCCAGGCCACCCCGGAGGAGCGGCGCGGGTTCATCGAAGAGGCCGCGGGAGTCCTGAAGCACCGCAAGCGCAAAGAGAAGGCGATCCGCAAGCTCGACGCGATGCAGGGCAATCTGCAGCGTCTCGCCGACCTCACCACCGAGATCCGGCGTCAGCTCAAGCCTCTCGGCCGGCAGGCCGAGGTGGCGCGCAAGGCCCAGGTGGTGCAGGCCGACCTGCGCGACGCCAAGGCCCGGCTGCTGGCCGACGACCTGGTCACGCTGACGTCGACGATCGCGGCCGAGATGGCCGACGAGGCGGCGATCACCCAGCGGCGTTCCGAGGTGGAGCAGGAGCTGGCGTCCACACGGGCCCGATTGTCCTCGTTGGAGCTGGCCGCCAGCGCCGCGTCGCCGCAGCTCTCCCGGGCGCAGAACACCTGGTACCAGCTCTCGTCGTTGCGCGAGCGCACGCGGGGCACGAACAGCCTGGCCGCCGACCGGCTCCGGCTGCTGTCCGAGTCCGAGCCCGACGAGCGCCGTGACGGGCGTGACCCCGACGACCTCGAGGCCCAGGCCGCGCTGGTGCGGGAGCAGGAGGAAGAGCTCCAGGCCGAGGTCGAGGGCGCCAACGAGCTGATGCTCACGGCCGAGGACCGGCGTCGCGAGGCCGAGCAGGCCGCTCGCGCCGAGGAGCAGCGGCTGGTCGAGCTGGCCCGGCGCGCGGCCGACCGGCGTGAGCAGCTGGCCCGGCTGGCGGGCAGGGTCGGGGCGGCCCGCAGCACGGTGGACGCGTCGGTGGGCGCGGTGGAGCGGCTGTCGGGCACGATCGCGGACGCTGAGGAGCGGGTGCTCGCGGCCCAGGCGTCGGTGGCGGAGCTGGAGTCGGTCTCGGTCGCCGATCCGGACGATTCGGATGCTGAGCAGGCCGAGGCGCTCCAGGTCGAGGCGGCGTCCGTCTCGGAGCGGATCCTGGCTCAGGAGACCGAGCTGGAGGAGCTGCAGTCCCGGCTCACCGGGCTGAACCGGGAGCTCGAGGGCCTGCGGCACACCGAGCGCGAGGCGCACGGTGAGCGCAAGGAGTGGTCGGCGCGGCGGGACACCCTTGCTCTCGGGCTGCGGCGCAAAGACGGTGCGGGTGCGGTGCTGGCCGCGGGCGACCGGGTGCCCGGGCTGATCGGCTCGCTGGCAGCGGTGCTGGCGGTGGAGCCGGGCTTCGAGACCGCGGTCGCGGCGGCACTGGGGCCGGCGGCCGAGGCGGTCGCGGTGGGAGAGCTGTCCGGGGCCCTGGCTGCGCTCTCGCTGCTGGCCGCGGAAGACGGGGGGCAGGCGGTTCTGGTGCCGGCCTCGGTGACGTCACCGGCCGATTCGGATCCGGACGGCTGGCCCTCGCTGCCGGCCGGGGGCCGCTGGGTGCGGTCGCTGGTGCGCGAGCCCTCGGCTCTGAGGCCGGCCCTGGACCGTCTTCTGCACCGCGTCGCCGTGGTGCCGGATCTCGCCGCCGCCGCCGAGCTGGTGCGCCTGTGGCCCGACGTCCGCGCGGTGACGCCGGGCGGTGAGCTGGTCTCGGCGGCCCTGGTGCGCGGTGGCTCGGCCTCGGCGCCCTCGCCGATCGAGACGCAGGCCGCGGTCGAGCAGGCCGCCGAGCGGGTGGCTCTGGCGGCGGCCACGGCCGAGGAGGCGGGGGCCGCGCTGACGCAGGCCCGCGACCAGCAGCAGACGGTGCAGCAGCAGGTCCGTGATCTGCAGGGTGCGCTCAAGCAGGCCCAGGGCGATCTGCGCCGGGTCGAGAGCCGCATCGGTGAGCTGGAGGGACGCCGGGCCCAGGCCGCGGCGAAGGTCGCCGCCGAACGGGGGCGGCTCGCGGGCACGGCCCGCGCGGCCGAGGCCGAGGTGGAGCGGCTGCGCGACCAGCTCGGGCGCTCCCGGCAGACCGAGGCGGACGCTCGCGAGGCCCTGTTCGAGCTGGAGGCCCAGCTCGAGGCCGCCTCAGAGTCTCTCGAGGCCGAGGACGAGGAGCCGGACACCTCCGAGCGTGACCGGCTGATCGAGGCCACGGCCCGGCTGCGCGGCGAGGAGACCGACGCGCGCCTGGCCCTGCGCACCGCCGAGGAACGGGCCCGCGCGGTGGCCGGCCGGGCCGAGCAGCTGATGCGCCGGGCCGCCGAGGAACGCGCCGCCCGGGCCAAGGCGGTGGCCCGTGAGGAACGGCGCCGGCGGCAGATGCAGATCGCCCGGGCCGTGCTGGCCGGTGGCGAGTACATGCTCGTGCTGCTCGAGAAGACGCTGGCCACGGCCGAGTCGGTGCGGGACCGGCTGGAGGCCGAGCGCGACGCCCGCAACGTCGAGCTCACCACCGTGCGCGAGAGCGAGCAGCGGCTGGCGGCGGAGCAGGCACGGCTGATCGACTCCGCGCACCGCGACGAGGTCGTGCGCACCGAGCAGCGGCTGCGCATCGACGCGTTCCGGCAGCGCAGCGTCGACGAGCTGGGTATGGACCCGGACGTGCTGATCGAGGAGTACGGCCCGCACCAGCTGGTGCCGCCGAGCCTGCTGGCCCCCGGCGACCCGGAGCCGGCCACCCCGCCCGAGCCGAAGCCGTTCGACCGGGCGACCCAGGAGAAGCGGCTGCGCAAGGCCGAGCGGGGCCTGAACCTGCTGGGCACGGTCAACCCGCTGGCCCTGGAGGAGTTCGCGGCGCTCGAGGAACGGCACACGTTCCTCAACAAGCAGCTCGACGACCTCAAGGTGTCACGGCGCGACCTGCTGCAGATCATCGAAGACGTCGACAAGCGGGTCGAGGAGGTCTTCACCGAGGCCTTCAACGACACCGCGCGCGAGTTCGTCGGGGTCTTCCAGCGGCTCTTCCCGGGCGGTGAGGGCAAGCTGATCCTGACCGACCCGTCGAACATGCTCACCACCGGTCTCGACGTCGAGGCCCGGCCGCCGGGCAAGAAGGTCAAGCGGCTCTCGTTGCTGTCCGGTGGCGAGCGCTCGCTGACCGCGGTGGCGCTGCTGGTGTCGATCTTCAAGGCCCGCCCCAGCCCGTTCTACGTGATGGACGAGGTCGAGGCGGCGCTGGACGACGTCAACCTCGGGCGTCTGATCGGGATCTTCGAGGAGCTGCGGGAGTCGTCGCAGCTGATCGTGATCACGCACCAGAAGCGCACCATGGAGGTTGCCGACGCGCTGTACGGCGTGACCATGCGTGGTGACGGTGTGACCACGGTGATCAGTCAGCGGCTGGCGGACGACGAGCCCGAGTCGGGTTCCCGGTCGCGGCGGCGGCCCGCGGGTGAAATGGTGGACGTGGTGGAGCTTCCCGGGACCGGCGCGGCTGCCGGGGTGGCCGGGGACGGCGCGGCTGATCGGGTGATCGATCTTGACGCGGCGGCTGAGGTCTCGGTGACGACGGTGGACGGGCCGGGATCGCCCGGCTGA
- a CDS encoding FUSC family protein: protein MSTLATVRGWGLTELRPHEHAHWAALRAVLSVGVPVSVVLALGRSDLTLFASFGAFNSLYGRHSIYASRLRMQTESGLFMAACVTLGVVVAAVGGTPLAIAATTAASGIAYLVARWAHWAPPGSLFAVFAVGACSSHPQDWSTVPLALAVSLGAASLAVLLGQSGQLFAAGRNREKASRKTRLSISELFRGEGVRGDLLACTAGPAIAGTVAAAAGGAHPYWAMVSAVAPLMSPPGARHRVTRALHRVWGTALGVLISLAVLSTDPGVVTTLVLALLAQAFAELFVMRNYGLAVIAITPLALLMQHLAVESDPLATTTERMTETALGAAIAVGLILLAGRPKHTSTA, encoded by the coding sequence GTGTCCACCCTTGCCACGGTCCGTGGCTGGGGGCTGACCGAACTCCGACCCCACGAGCACGCCCACTGGGCAGCGTTGCGAGCCGTGCTCTCCGTGGGGGTGCCGGTCTCGGTGGTCCTCGCGCTCGGCCGGTCCGACCTCACCCTCTTCGCCAGCTTCGGGGCCTTCAACAGCCTCTACGGCCGGCACTCGATCTACGCCTCACGCCTGCGCATGCAGACCGAGAGCGGCCTGTTCATGGCCGCCTGCGTCACGCTCGGCGTGGTCGTCGCGGCGGTCGGCGGCACCCCGCTGGCGATCGCCGCGACCACGGCCGCCAGCGGGATCGCCTACCTGGTGGCCCGCTGGGCGCACTGGGCCCCGCCCGGTTCCCTGTTCGCGGTCTTCGCGGTCGGGGCCTGTTCCAGTCATCCGCAGGACTGGTCGACCGTGCCGCTCGCGCTCGCCGTGAGCCTCGGGGCAGCCTCGCTCGCGGTGCTCCTGGGCCAGTCCGGGCAGCTCTTCGCGGCGGGCCGGAACCGCGAGAAAGCCTCCCGCAAGACACGTCTCAGCATCTCCGAGCTGTTCCGGGGTGAGGGCGTGCGCGGTGACCTGCTCGCCTGCACGGCCGGTCCGGCGATCGCGGGCACGGTCGCCGCGGCGGCCGGCGGTGCGCATCCGTACTGGGCGATGGTGTCGGCCGTGGCCCCGCTGATGAGCCCACCCGGCGCGCGCCACCGGGTGACGCGCGCCCTGCACCGGGTCTGGGGCACGGCGCTGGGCGTGCTCATCAGCCTGGCCGTCCTCTCGACCGACCCGGGCGTCGTCACCACCCTGGTCCTGGCCCTGCTCGCCCAGGCCTTCGCCGAGCTCTTCGTGATGCGCAACTACGGGCTGGCGGTCATCGCGATCACGCCCCTGGCCCTGCTCATGCAGCACCTGGCGGTGGAGAGCGATCCGCTCGCGACCACCACCGAGCGCATGACCGAGACCGCGCTCGGCGCGGCGATCGCGGTGGGGCTGATCCTGCTGGCGGGCCGCCCGAAGCACACCTCCACCGCCTGA
- a CDS encoding sulfotransferase family protein, producing the protein MALPDFFLLGAPKAGTTALHAALAQHPQLYLSAVKEPKFYLCDGGPPRRSGQRGPGDAHSAQEWVWRRREYESLFDVAPAGTLRGESTPFYLYDRLAHRRIHADVPHAKLLVVLRDPIDRAYSNWMHLWADGLEPIGDFASAFAAEPQRVAAGWAPFWHYRGLGLYGEQLRDLIGVFGREQVHVLRYRDLVETPDAAIDQVCRFLGVETGHVAQPARENSRSYVEPGPRTAVLSRVVRAGAAAGAWVPPQVWRRASGPLLSYLQKGGARRPVLDAEVRMRLVEFYRDDNALLTEIAGVGYSDWMGATSRGQFAPSGNES; encoded by the coding sequence ATGGCCCTGCCCGACTTCTTCCTGCTCGGTGCCCCCAAGGCCGGGACCACCGCGCTGCACGCGGCTCTCGCCCAGCATCCGCAGCTGTACCTGTCCGCGGTGAAGGAGCCGAAGTTCTACCTGTGCGACGGTGGCCCGCCCCGGCGATCCGGGCAGCGCGGGCCGGGCGACGCGCACAGCGCCCAGGAGTGGGTGTGGCGCCGCCGGGAGTACGAGTCGCTGTTCGACGTGGCGCCCGCGGGCACGCTCCGGGGTGAGAGCACGCCCTTCTACCTCTACGACCGGCTCGCCCACCGGCGCATCCACGCCGACGTGCCGCACGCGAAACTGCTCGTGGTGCTGCGGGATCCGATCGACCGGGCGTACTCGAACTGGATGCACCTGTGGGCCGACGGGCTGGAGCCGATCGGGGACTTCGCCTCCGCGTTCGCGGCCGAACCCCAGCGCGTCGCCGCCGGCTGGGCCCCGTTCTGGCACTACCGCGGCCTTGGGCTCTACGGCGAGCAGTTGCGTGACCTGATCGGGGTGTTCGGCCGTGAGCAGGTGCACGTGCTGCGCTACCGCGACCTGGTGGAGACGCCCGACGCCGCGATCGACCAGGTCTGCCGCTTCCTCGGGGTGGAGACCGGTCACGTCGCCCAGCCCGCTCGCGAGAACTCGCGCTCCTACGTGGAACCGGGGCCGCGCACGGCCGTGCTGTCACGGGTGGTGCGGGCCGGCGCGGCGGCGGGAGCCTGGGTGCCGCCGCAGGTCTGGCGCCGCGCGAGCGGTCCGCTGCTGAGCTACCTGCAGAAGGGCGGGGCCCGGCGGCCGGTGCTCGACGCGGAGGTGCGCATGCGCCTGGTCGAGTTCTACCGCGACGACAACGCGCTGCTCACCGAGATCGCGGGGGTCGGGTACTCGGACTGGATGGGCGCGACCTCCCGCGGCCAGTTCGCGCCGTCGGGCAACGAGTCCTGA
- a CDS encoding winged helix-turn-helix domain-containing protein: MLTSPGPDANRGDHAQAGLVVRLSVPGAPDARRPGVSGDDNGGRRPGPDLRGIARAVEDLVHAVAPDVVTSVEIELREPARPGRSTNGARRWASPGDEPGDASPTRTTALAPVPTAATTTSSSRTESRTEGRAESRAGNRPAGGEPGRPAEPFDVDITRRTLELDGDPVELTRREFDLLAFLERHRGQALGRDELMRAVWHTGYISGDRTIDVHVRRLRVKLGRHADRLVTLRGYGYRLD, encoded by the coding sequence ATGTTGACCTCACCGGGACCAGATGCCAACCGAGGTGACCACGCGCAGGCCGGGCTGGTCGTGCGACTCAGCGTGCCCGGAGCTCCCGACGCCCGGCGCCCGGGAGTGAGCGGCGACGACAACGGCGGCCGCCGGCCGGGTCCCGACCTGCGCGGCATCGCCCGCGCGGTGGAGGACCTGGTGCACGCGGTCGCTCCCGACGTGGTCACCAGCGTGGAGATCGAGCTGCGCGAGCCGGCCCGCCCGGGCCGGTCCACCAACGGGGCCCGGCGCTGGGCCTCCCCCGGCGACGAGCCCGGCGACGCGTCGCCCACCCGCACCACCGCGCTCGCGCCGGTGCCCACCGCGGCGACCACGACGTCCTCAAGCCGCACCGAGAGCCGCACCGAAGGCCGCGCGGAGAGCCGCGCCGGGAACCGCCCGGCAGGCGGTGAACCCGGCCGCCCGGCCGAGCCGTTCGACGTCGACATCACCCGCCGCACCCTCGAGCTCGACGGCGACCCGGTCGAGCTGACCCGCCGCGAGTTCGACCTGCTGGCCTTCCTCGAGCGGCACCGCGGGCAGGCCCTGGGCCGCGACGAGCTGATGCGCGCCGTCTGGCACACCGGCTACATCTCCGGCGACCGCACCATCGACGTGCACGTGCGGCGGCTGCGGGTGAAGCTCGGCCGGCACGCCGACCGGCTGGTCACGCTGCGCGGGTACGGCTACCGGCTCGACTGA
- a CDS encoding Fpg/Nei family DNA glycosylase: MPELPEVEVVRRGLARWVIGATFEGVEVLHPRPVRRHEAGIDDFVSRLEGVTVVDAVRRGKFLWLNLDSGEALLAHLGMSGQMLLEEPDAPDEKHLRVRLGLAGAQGRELRFVDQRMFGGLAVVEMVPTPDGGPGGLGGTPADVVPTEEPRDDGVIEGTYEAGEALIPAPVAHIARDALDPALDVDLLAARFKRRETGLKRALLDQTLISGIGNIYADEALWRAKLHYARPTEKLNRPTLNRVLAHAQDVMREALAQGGTSFDSLYVDVNGQSGYFERGLDAYGREGEACHRCGSRMRRETFMNRSSFFCPKCQPKPREGRF; this comes from the coding sequence GTGCCGGAGCTGCCCGAGGTCGAGGTGGTGCGGCGTGGCCTGGCCCGCTGGGTCATCGGTGCCACCTTCGAGGGCGTCGAGGTGCTGCACCCGCGGCCGGTGCGCCGTCACGAGGCCGGGATCGACGACTTCGTCTCCCGGCTCGAGGGCGTCACCGTGGTGGACGCGGTGCGGCGCGGCAAGTTCCTCTGGCTGAACCTCGACTCCGGTGAGGCGCTGCTCGCGCACCTCGGCATGAGCGGGCAGATGCTGCTCGAAGAGCCGGACGCCCCCGACGAGAAGCACCTGCGGGTGCGGCTCGGGCTCGCCGGGGCGCAGGGCCGCGAGCTGCGATTCGTCGACCAGCGCATGTTCGGCGGGCTGGCCGTGGTCGAGATGGTGCCGACGCCCGACGGGGGTCCGGGTGGGCTCGGCGGAACACCGGCCGACGTGGTGCCGACCGAGGAGCCCCGAGACGACGGGGTGATCGAGGGGACGTACGAGGCCGGTGAGGCGCTGATCCCGGCGCCGGTGGCCCACATCGCCCGCGACGCGCTCGATCCCGCGCTCGACGTCGACCTGCTCGCGGCCCGGTTCAAGCGGCGCGAGACCGGCCTCAAGCGAGCGCTTCTCGACCAGACGCTGATCTCGGGCATCGGCAACATCTACGCCGACGAGGCGCTGTGGCGGGCCAAGCTGCACTACGCGCGCCCCACCGAGAAGCTGAACCGGCCCACGCTGAACCGCGTTCTGGCCCATGCGCAGGACGTGATGCGGGAGGCGCTGGCCCAGGGCGGCACCAGCTTCGACAGTCTCTACGTCGACGTGAACGGCCAGAGTGGTTATTTCGAGCGGGGTCTGGACGCGTACGGGCGCGAGGGCGAGGCCTGTCACCGCTGCGGCAGCCGGATGCGGCGCGAGACCTTCATGAACCGGTCGTCGTTCTTCTGCCCGAAGTGCCAGCCGAAGCCCCGCGAAGGGCGCTTCTAG